The Drosophila mauritiana strain mau12 chromosome 2R, ASM438214v1, whole genome shotgun sequence genome has a segment encoding these proteins:
- the LOC117137609 gene encoding uncharacterized protein LOC117137609 isoform X2, whose product MEDIEYLDEYKDLVLPGIKSSAPPASAGVPRQRRISSDSSSSSSIDADIFQKLFHGKYLDDELLKEGSGSKSQDRRRRPPSSSSSDESNDALEALFCGKSSQSKLSKRRERYESFDSVDDLGEALMRPSHRLTVPKPSTSQAGSKKSQDAIPHRSISNSSSGNIAMSSGHTFASPKNKKTNSVANKTAVSANGDKGTSSKNKTVTIVKPQKKDLRPSRLEPKTDPLTLGNLYGDSDSDSSYEYESDFYGDQDSDEEDEPVIDISTDTSRTTSVADTVTPVVSDDEGQEPQSELNQRPENDKESFLSSTYERLQSYLSNLSSAEAPPIYKKQNSARKSRSNEKKPSSFQQVKHANERTAASDKEANKKERDLEPPEASSCAKSSASKASGSRKLYEVDNNATLEAVERMSLDLAEQILKIDVERSYEFEKRSGSKSRSLSRSKIPADSSTSQMDHVRKLTYSSERLDQPEPLGTQLRRSKSESLPKRGRPRGQKQRKIRAATTEEKSPNVRDGEGEPVKRKRGRPRKIIPKEEPTTAETANPIESLNTNVPLSIDTSKGNPETERVNLEVPTKQDEPISELDNAKELTGSTNLSQDDIKMASSHQETDQKCAPDRVALDKSESAPKVEQEPHCKVDTPTETFNTALDESKVSESAKNHIKSEDKGLSSDKEKTQKESRNGNSKETNDNENSVKVTNEVELPVDMAEAKAVSGNILEEGDSQLAEDFKLAEEILAAEVGKGVEANEVPVTSVQGEQNPVIEIVKELEQETIPPNHENQSSVEDQTLADEENPVENQSPVKEPSSSKDEPPAEEHSPGPDQTPVAKNKQHDKEHNEASQAESLPGSDDPSSSGTPSNKQNHSSPANTPKKSKEIEALQSSVPRRALRSDKATPQNQRESRSKRTLKSELTLLMDDTMRRSSPRLGRSPAESHSSQERSPMEKKVTVSKLAKDLITIEKAKVIELKSLPDASETMDVKITKTTTASDTSILTILTDENPSSSKTEQKKLKGKALKVKKMSSTEVKKAISDSNEDIPSSSSIKCVDSSESEPKDEKEEILCPKPPIDCTNTDLEQSTAIETDTEQVEEKRSNRRKSRRIRNEKFKTETDTLSDHSDVKKAEKVPLETQQSDPVTAKKERNSGRLSRKEKSVINADKSEKDESPSSKSQSTERTLLLNENPSKKDKKTEQSDNTNEAVVGPIDKTETSKSRNIIDKKSNKSSDSVMQPSDRLNHKESASIKLSSKSSPEKIMQDQDKKLDALNDGGDSDPTIKDTGEDSRQTDKEHEENNTKHEEEGTEPISKDSSQDSAKPRLSKTKSRNKGKKNEKKTNDSIAVSDIEGAFGTETVQATCSTSSEAGKKDMVKSDETNEEANLSETKIDHENKLDAVIEGGDLDPNIRDTVENRRQINKKRKKDDTKNYEETILNTDETKYSSGKDSENISKHFSQDSSKLKPSKAKSRNKRKKSEQKPSDGIAESDIEGALDVNAETVQATCSTSSQSNKKDMVKSGEKSEEPNLSETEIGRIRKRRQAVTIENTKDDFQITPQNENQSIAGFNSEEQVPRPESVDSSDTPIMKIPTKTYLMCTKHKTSLLTASEDPDTVPEQQKLITTTKGDSNTVSDVLTTEAPDLDDANNLETSSSQDPKEHGFSDKTLTDNSDIIPSCTKKSQIVVPTTPTKSSDQTNSFITPNRSVKSKGNASKETKKSDCSFEESQKAASESSASKEQKELRTPTASCRKLRVLIKRTPTSNLPTNSRKSIFKKSSTKSKRLSKILEIMEKRPSSEQCDNKPLVSSDEINPDSDPVAAESLPVAILHDSDRDLETNKIQNEEVFEDTEVASAEETDNKSKKKEDDHELEVNDIFAASENRITDDSTKDASLNKATDSDVLQETKDQLSNSLINAIQDEDTPIKKLPEEEVPNDKTAKDESEKQEILKDLESDNAPLEEASAPTAKAAEEVDLYIKDKSNVKSVVAEPETDVTDDEFLVQSPIPNSSETTSVTDDPEPSTSSMVKRSLRKREADSSQPDAAKRKQRQDVEKSLTGKKKPARRRQLAEVEERASHKRSKTELEAKSTVQGKYISIIGNETIMSSTTAPIRDTKSEAASTSPSARKPAVQESKHVETTKHIILGPPGKKLLHLDSPAAEVKKPMVQTLLSSTLSLQKPSTVEDGSPLKIRKSVKKSIADENIDGDQSILSSSSVLNKNTSAVAPRKVNISVSLLQSKDTQVGTTASSSKTPILTKKEKFKTQKSTKKSEDNTKTESKKKSLVQGPQMKTQKSEEGLSGPKILNKSLKSETEFSKKTVSAVTGRKQIGQLEVSKKLESRKSEGSLLESNPRKKQSQVQRISKMDSRKSEGTSLTQPEVSKSETALKAALPKEAEFPVQDAEIEKMSKGRVHQNAVKNTKTEQPKSKTKTEVRSLEAEAAIDPMDSMNFQSDVSDIRATFSEPQRIFNMSGHMPRAISSNRSLAPTPTPDRQRNASKERFTPVSDQKKPIRESQTLSKRRARGGRNQPLVSKRKAGEAEESEDGTAVTNPKRPREMHEEDHPQQNDHVQEPAFAAFPVKITAASSVTHQVVHSTGNTVPQIVNPRKLCVKINRRPYNKWLRSTQERNIEQEGSLPLLGETSETDSAGESMAESMLQSQVESEPVIQPLPASDPDSCPAQASDVQVRESSAQLAPIAASVSPAVNDSSTSTALDITPENAHTAKTTLKTGICSLTEQHLPDDPTLLESSKNVAEPRKLQTFQAKCLPVPIPEVKSEPEDIMDEHSPNEPMPMVAAAPATPQPHAITEDPGPLTIQVNTLGVSTSSRPPELNSIPSASDPDGNPNTIGQTKMFSFLYPKRYKQAYDDVGLDFCCPNLDGPMRAIDFTRLHSKAEVPVLEVPQFLVITTKFISKADKNMPSKVRAKLELLGRSKERDSRKLTPTATTPTGDPAGPSSFSPAPASVGPATQPFPSIIQNLLSAPIPAPSPFNHPTTVDPSTSTPVVPGSSSSTTISATLDSISKQLPRGTKLIKKSVQQVTTIPSLAGTSMVLNASPSFIQLPPICPNDKQRVELQARVQMFDLVLQTLSRRAANLSVAERQRTIEEIVRTSSLMAIDVDVGTKLLENYVHYLNKATSAMTPLTPAQINSSLGASTSSSLSKSIASSDTPQQGKKIPAAHVQQRSSLPATTMPLYDADRNTIGFPYSCSKSTAGRKSSYAANSTPVRASTSQAAAAALGKVQPRSTLGIPKSVREDASQFVNLNTTVCMPAPRTNAKKKTGTSGPLKSINSSPAVQKPALCKQKTAPARTLAKSTARAKSTASLSAVLGETPADEFVSPAGMSLSTTGNPNVFIISHAGQQEESILPDSNSSVGHMETTEIKGELDDSAEIII is encoded by the exons TTAGACGAGTACAAGGACTTGGTGCTGCCAG GGATTAAGTCGAGTGCTCCGCCAGCATCTGCCGGCGTTCCGCGGCAGCGTCGCATTTCATCGGACTCGAGCAGCTCGTCGTCGATTGATGCGGACATTTTCCAGAAGCTCTTCCATGGCAAGTACCTCGACGACGAACTGCTTAAGGAGGGCTCTGGCTCCAAGTCGCAGGACAGACGTCGACGCCCCCCATCTTCATCCTCCAGCGACGAGTCCAACGATGCCTTGGAAGCCCTCTTCTGCGGAAAGAGCAGCCAGTCGAAGCTAAGCAAGAGGCGCGAACGGTATGAGTCGTTCGATTCGGTGGACGACCTTG GCGAAGCCCTAATGCGTCCATCACACAGGCTGACCGTACCGAAGCCCAGTACCTCTCAGGCAGGTTCCAAAAAGTCACAAGATGCCATCCCACACAGAAGCATCAGCAatagcagcagcggcaacattgCCATGTCATCTGGGCATACTTTTGCAAGTCCTAAAAACAAGAAAACCAATTCTGTGGCCAACAAGACAGCAGTATCTGCAAATGGTGATAAAGGGACTTCCAGCAAAAACAAGACGGTGACCATTGTAaagccccaaaaaaaagaTCTAAGGCCTTCGCGGCTTGAACCCAAAACAGATCCGTTAA CTTTGGGTAACTTATACGGGGACTCAGACAGCGATTCGTCCTATGAGTATGAATCGGACTTTTACGGCGATCAAGACTCCGATGAAGAGGATGAGCCGGTGATCGACATTTCAACGGACACAAGCAGGACCACATCGGTGGCGG ACACTGTGACACCTGTTGTTTCCGACGACGAGGGCCAGGAGCCGCAGAGTGAGCTGAATCAGCGTCCTGAGAATGATAAGGAGTCTTTTTTGAGCAGCACCTACGAACGCCTGCAGTCGTATTTGAGTAATCTCAGTTCCGCCGAGGCGCCGCCAATCTATAAGAAACAGAATAGTGCGAGAAAATCCCGCTCCAACGAAAAGAAACCCTCTTCTTTCCAACAGGTTAAGCATGCTAATGAGCGAACAGCGG CCAGTGACAAAGAGGCTAATAAAAAGGAGCGGGATTTGGAGCCACCGGAAGCGAGCAGCTGTGCGAAATCCTCGGCCAGCAAGGCCAGCGGTAGTCGCAAGCTGTATGAAGTAGATAACAATGCCACGCTTGAGGCTGTGGAGCGCATGAGTCTCGACCTGGCCGAGCAAATCTTGAAGATCGATGTGGAGCGATCTTACGAGTTCGAAAAGCGGTCTGGCTCAAAGTCGCGTAGCTTATCCAGATCTAAGATTCCAGCAGATTCTAGCACCTCGCAAATGGATCACGTGCGAAAACTAACCTACTCGAGCGAAAGACTTGATCAACCAGAACCCTTGGGCACCCAGTTGCGTCGGTCGAAGAGCGAGTCCTTACCAAAGCGAGGACGCCCTCGTGGCCAAAAGCAGCGTAAGATCCGTGCAGCAACCACGGAGGAAAAAAGTCCTAATGTCCGGGATGGGGAAGGAGAGCCAGTCAAAAGAAAACGCGGAAGGCCTCGCAAAATTATTCCAAAAGAGGAGCCTACGACAGCAGAGACTGCAAATCCAATTGAAAGCTTGAACACAAATGTCCCTCTCTCAATAGACACGAGCAAAGGAAACCCGGAAACGGAGAGGGTTAATTTGGAAGTGCCAACAAAACAAGATGAACCAATTAGCGAGTTGGACAATGCCAAAGAGCTCACAGGATCTACCAATTTATCCCAGGATGATATTAAAATGGCGTCAAGTCACCAAGAAACGGATCAGAAATGTGCTCCGGACAGGGTTGCGCTGGATAAATCTGAGTCCGCGCCAAAGGTCGAACAAGAACCTCATTGTAAAGTGGATACACCTACTGAAACATTTAATACTGCACTTGACGAAAGCAAAGTATCCGAAAGTGCAAAAAATCATATTAAATCGGAAGATAAAGGTTTATCTTCGGATAAGGAGAAAACTCAGAAGGAATCTCGCAATGGCAATTCGAAGGAGACAAATGATAATGAAAACTCGGTTAAAGTTACTAATGAAGTTGAATTACCAGTTGACATGGCTGAAGCCAAGGCAGTATCCGGAAATATTCTTGAGGAAGGCGATTCCCAACTTGCTGAGGATTTTAAATTGGCTGAAGAGATCTTAGCCGCTGAGGTTGGTAAGGGAGTTGAAGCCAACGAGGTACCAGTGACATCTGTGCAAGGAGAACAAAATCCAGTCATTGAAATTGTTAAAGAGTTAGAGCAAGAAACCATTCCACCAAACCATGAAAACCAATCTTCAGTTGAAGACCAAACTTTAGCTGATGAAGAAAATCCAGTGGAAAACCAGTCTCCAGTTAAGGAACCATCCTCTAGTAAGGATGAACCACCTGCAGAAGAACACTCCCCAGGTCCTGACCAAACACCTGTAGCGAAAAATAAACAGCATGACAAAGAACACAATGAAGCTTCCCAAGCCGAATCTTTGCCTGGTTCTGATGATCCATCAAGCTCAGGCACTCCATCCAATAAACAAAATCATTCCTCCCCAGCTAATACCCCCAAGAAATCGAAAGAAATTGAAGCTTTGCAAAGTTCGGTGCCCCGAAGAGCTCTTAGGTCTGATAAAGCAACTCCTCAAAACCAAAGGGAAAGTCGGTCAAAGCGGACACTGAAATCAGAGCTCACACTACTTATGGATGATACAATGAGACGAAGCAGTCCAAGACTAGGAAGGTCGCCAGCGGAAAGTCATTCCTCACAAGAACGCTCTCCGATGGAAAAGAAAGTGACAGTCTCCAAGTTGGCCAAAGATTTAATAACAATAGAAAAGGCAAAAGTGATAGAGCTAAAGTCGCTACCTGATGCGTCTGAAACTATGGATGTAAAGATAACCAAAACCACTACAGCTTCAGATACTTCCATACTGACCATACTAACTGATGAAAATCCTAGCTCCAGTAAGACTGAACAGAAGAAGTTGAAGGGTAAAGCGTTGAAGGTAAAAAAGATGAGTAGTACAGAAGTTAAGAAGGCAATATCAGATTCCAATGAAGACATaccttcttcttcttccatAAAGTGTGTTGATTCCAGCGAATCGGAGCCGAAAGACGAAAAGGAGGAGATCTTATGTCCAAAACCGCCAATAGATTGTACCAACACGGATTTAGAACAATCTACGGCTATTGAAACTGATACCGAACAAGTTGAGGAAAAACGATCAAATCGCAGAAAATCACGCAGGAttcgaaatgaaaaattcaaaacTGAAACGGAcacactttccgatcattcgGATGTAAAGAAAGCTGAGAAAGTGCCATTGGAGACTCAGCAAAGTGATCCTGTCACTGCTAAGAAAGAGCGAAACTCCGGCAGATTAAGTCGTAAGGAAAAGTCTGTTATTAATGCGGACAAATCCGAAAAGGACGAAAGCCCGTCCTCCAAATCTCAGTCCACTGAAAGAACACtacttttaaatgaaaatCCTTCTAAAAAGGATAAAAAAACAGAGCAATCTGATAACACAAACGAAGCAGTAGTGGGTCCAATTGACAAGACGGAAACGTCAAAAAGCAGAAATATAATCGAtaaaaaaagtaataaaagtTCTGACAGTGTAATGCAACCGAGTGACAGGCTAAACCATAAGGAGTCAGCTTCTATAAAATTATCATCAAAATCCAGTCCCGAAAAAATCATGCAAGATCAGGATAAGAAATTGGATGCATTAAACGATGGCGGAGACTCGGATCCAACTATAAAAGATACCGGCGAGGACAGTAGACAGACTGATAAGGAACATGAAGAGAATAATACCAAACATGAGGAAGAGGGCACTGAGCCTATTTCAAAAGACTCTTCACAGGATTCAGCCAAACCCAGACTTTCGAAAACAAAGTCCAGAAACAAGGGTAAGAAAAACGAAAAGAAGACTAATGATAGTATTGCTGTATCTGATATAGAAGGTGCTTTCGGCACAGAAACCGTTCAAGCTACATGTTCTACATCTTCAGAGGCAGGGAAAAAGGACATGGTTAAATCTGATGAAACAAACGAGGAAGCAAACTTATCTGAAACAAAAATAGATCACGAGAATAAATTGGATGCAGTAATCGAAGGCGGAGACTTGGATCCAAATATAAGAGATACCGTGGAGAACcgtagacagattaataagaAACGCAAAAAAGACGACACTAAAAATTATGAAGAGACAATTTTGAATACAGATGAAACAAAATATTCTTCAGGAAAGGACTCGGAGAATATTTCAAAACACTTTTCACAGGATTCATCTAAACTAAAACCCTCAAAAGCGAAGTCCAGAAACAAGCGTAAGAAAAGCGAACAGAAACCTAGTGATGGTATTGCTGAATCTGATATAGAAGGTGCTTTGGACGTTAACGCAGAAACCGTTCAAGCTACATGTTCTACATCTTCACAGTCCAATAAAAAAGACATGGTTAAATCTGGTGAAAAAAGCGAGGAACCAAACTTATCTGAAACAGAAATAGGAAGAATAAGGAAACGTAGGCAGGCTGTTACCATTGAGAATACCAAAGATGATTTTCAGATTACTCCGCAAAATGAAAACCAGAGCATTGCCGGTTTCAATTCTGAGGAACAGGTACCACGGCCAGAAAGTGTTGACTCCTCCGATACTCCGATTATGAAAATACCGACGAAAACTTACCTAATGTgtacaaaacacaaaacatCGCTATTGACCGCCTCAGAAGATCCTGATACTGTCCCTGAGCAACAGAAGTTGATCACCACAACAAAAGGCGACTCTAATACTGTGAGTGATGTATTGACCACAGAGGCGCCTGATCTAGATGATGCCAATAATTTGGAAACCAGTTCGTCGCAGGATCCCAAAGAACATGGATTTTCTGATAAAACTTTGACAGATAATTCCGATATCATTCCTTCATGTACAAAAAAGTCGCAGATTGTTGTTCCTACTACTCCAACAAAAAGCAGCGATCAAACCAACAGCTTTATAACGCCCAATAGATCAGTGAAATCCAAAGGAAATGCTTCCAAAGAGACTAAAAAATCAGATTGTAGCTTTGAGGAAAGTCAGAAAGCAGCTTCTGAATCCTCGGCTTCTAAAGAACAAAAAGAACTCAGGACTCCTACAGCATCCTGTCGAAAGCTGCGGGTGTTAATAAAAAGAACTCCCACCTCCAATTTGCCTACAAATTCAAGGAAGTCTATATTTAAGAAATCTTCCACGAAGTCGAAGCGATTGTCTAAAATTCTCGAGATCATGGAAAAAAGGCCATCTAGTGAGCAATGTGATAATAAGCCGCTAGTTTCTTCAGATGAAATTAATCCTGACTCTGATCCTGTTGCTGCAGAatcgttacccgttgcaattCTTCATGATTCTGATAGGGATCttgaaacaaacaaaatccaAAATGAAGAAGTTTTTGAGGATACGGAAGTGGCGTCTGCTGAAGAAACAGATAATAAATCGAAAAAGAAAGAGGACGATCACGAATTGGAAGTAAATGACATTTTCGCAGCGAGTGAAAATCGTATCACAGACGATTCAACTAAGGACGCCTCATTAAACAAGGCAACAGATAGTGATGTTTTGCAGGAAACAAAGGACCAATTATCTAACTCGTTAATTAATGCGATTCAAGACGAGGATACCCCAATAAAGAAGTTGCCCGAAGAGGAAGTTCCTAATGATAAAACCGCCAAAGATGAATCTGAAAAACAGGAAATCTTAAAAGATCTAGAATCGGATAATGCGCCGTTAGAAGAGGCTTCTGCTCCAACAGCGAAAGCCGCCGAGGAGGTGGACCTTTACATAAAGGATAAGTCTAATGTTAAATCGGTTGTTGCCGAACCAGAAACTGATGTAACAGATGACGAGTTCCTCGTCCAAAGCCCAATTCCGAACTCATCGGAAACAACAAGTGTCACGGATGATCCCGAACCCAGTACATCCAGCATGGTGAAGCGCAGCTTGCGCAAGCGGGAAGCGGATTCTTCACAGCCAGATG CTGCTAAACGAAAGCAACGCCAAGATGTGGAAAAGTCGTTAACTGGCAAAAAGAAACCAG CTCGACGCCGACAACTCGCTGAGGTAGAAGAACGAGCATCCCATAAACGCTCAAAGACGGAGTTAGAAGCCAAGTCCACTGTCCAGGGCAAATATATCTCTATTATTGGCAATGAGACTATCATGTCATCCACAACAGCGCCTATTAGGGATACCAAAAGCGAGGCGGCCAGCACATCTCCATCTGCACGGAAACCGGCGGTACAGGAATCCAAGCACGTCGAAACCACTAAGCATATCATCCTAGGACCACCAGGCAAAAAGCTTCTTCATTTGGATAGTCCAGCCGCGGAAGTCAAGAAGCCCATGGTGCAAACTCTGCTGAGTTCCACTCTAAGTCTTCAAAAACCTTCGACAGTAGAAGATGGTAGTCCACTGAAAATAAGGAAATCCGTGAAAAAGTCGATTGCCGATGAAAACATTGACGGGGATCAGTCGATCTTGAGCAGTTCCTCTGTGCTTAATAAGAATACGTCTGCTGTTGCTCCAAGAAAGGTAAATATATCCGTCTCCCTGTTGCAATCGAAGGACACTCAAGTGGGAACAACTGCATCGTCATCCAAGACACCAATATTgacaaaaaaggaaaaatttaaaacacagaAATCGACTAAGAAATCGGAGGACAATACGAAAACGGAGAGCAAGAAAAAATCTTTAGTACAAGGCCCTCAaatgaaaacacaaaaatccGAGGAGGGTCTATCGGGGCCGAAAATTCTAAATAAATCCCTAAAATCGGAAACCGAATTCTCAAAGAAAACGGTTTCCGCAGTAACAGGCCGGAAACAAATTGGGCAACTGGAGGTTTCGAAGAAACTGGAAAGCAGAAAGTCGGAGGGGTCTTTACTAGAATCAAATCCTCGGAAAAAGCAATCCCAAGTCCAACGGATAAGTAAAATGGATAGTAGAAAATCTGAAGGAACATCTTTAACTCAACCAGAAGTCTCGAAGTCTGAAACTGCTTTGAAAGCAGCATTGCCCAAGGAAGCTGAGTTCCCAGTGCAAGACGCAGAAATCGAGAAAATGTCCAAAGGTCGCGTACACCAAAATGCGGTGAAAAACACCAAAACGGAACAACCCAAATCGAAGACCAAGACTGAGGTCCGTTCCCTGGAAGCTGAGGCTGCTATTGATCCAATGGACTCGATGAACTTTCAATCGGATGTATCTGATATCCGCGCAACATTTTCCGAACCCCAAAGAATCTTCAATATGTCAGGTCACATGCCCCGAGctatcagcagcaacagatcACTGGCACCTACACCAACTCCTGACAGGCAACGAAATGCTTCTAAGGAGCGATTTACGCCTGTTTCGGACCAAAAAAAACCAATCAGGGAATCACAGACTTTATCGAAGCGTCGTGCACGAGGTGGAAGGAACCAGCCACTTGTTTCAAAAAGAAAAGCGGGTGAAGCGGAAGAATCGGAAGACGGTACAGCGGTGACCAATCCCAAGAGACCCAGAGAGATGCATGAAGAGGACCACCCACAACAGAATGATCATGTCCAAGAACCTGCATTCGCGGCGTTCCCAGTGAAAATAACAGCTGCTTCTTCTGTTACTCACCAAGTAGTGCATTCTACGGGTAATACAGTTCCTCAAATTGTTAATCCCCGCAAGCTTTGCGTGAAAATAAATCGAAGGCCCTATAATAAGTGGCTTCGGAGCACCCAGGAGAGGAATATAGAACAAGAAGGATCATTACCACTGCTTGGTGAAACCTCAGAAACGGATTCAGCGGGAGAGTCAATGGCAGAATCAATGCTGCAATCCCAAGTAGAGTCGGAGCCTGTTATTCAGCCACTGCCTGCATCCGATCCCGATTCTTGTCCAGCGCAGGCCTCAGATGTTCAAGTAAGGGAAAGCTCAGCTCAACTTGCTCCCATTGCAGCTAGTGTTTCACCGGCAGTTAACGATTCATCGACATCAACCGCTTTAGACATCACACCCGAAAATGCACACACAGCTAAGACAACCTTGAAGACTGGTATCTGTTCATTGACTGAACAACATCTTCCTGACGACCCAACGTTGCTGGAAAGTTCCAAGAATGTTGCAGAACCGCGGAAGCTACAAACGTTTCAAGCCAAATGCTTGCCTGTGCCAATTCCAGAGGTAAAGTCAGAGCCCGAAGATATCATGGATGAACATTCACCTAATGAACCCATGCCTATGGTTGctgcagcaccagcaacaccTCAACCACATGCGATTACGGAGGACCCTGGGCCCCTCACTATTCAAGTCAACACCTTGGGTGTTTCCACTTCATCTAGGCCGCCTGAGTTAAACTCAATTCCCTCCGCCAGTGACCCTGACGGAAACCCCAATACCATTGGGCAGACCAAGATGTTCTCCTTTCTCTACCCGAAACGTTACAAGCAAGCCTATGACGACGTGGGTCTAGACTTTTGCTGTCCAAATCTCGATGGACCAATGCGGGCTATTGATTTTACACGATTGCATTCGAAGGCTGAGGTACCAGTGCTGGAAGTCCCGCAGTTCCTTGTTATAACCACCAAGTTCATCTCTAAGGCGGATAAGAATATGCCAAGTAAAGTGCGGGCAAAGCTGGAATTACTGGGCAGGTCGAAAGAACGGGATTCTCGTAAACTGACCCCGACGGCTACCACTCCGACTGGTGATCCCGCCGGTCCTTCATCCTTTTCACCTGCTCCTGCTTCGGTTGGTCCGGCAACTCAACCGTTTCCATCGATTATACAGAATTTGCTATCGGCTCCCATACCTGCTCCAAGTCCATTTAATCATCCCACAACCGTGGACCCATCCACTTCCACTCCCGTAGTTCCAGGCAGTTCCTCTTCCACTACCATTTCGGCGACCTTGGATTCAATAAGCAAACAGTTGCCACGTGGCACAAAACTGATCAAGAAGTCAGTGCAACAAGTGACTACCATTCCCTCATTAGCCGGCACCTCGATGGTACTCAATGCGTCCCCGTCCTTTATTCAGTTACCCCCGATTTGCCCCAACGACAAGCAGCGCGTGGAGCTGCAGGCGAGGGTTCAAATGTTTGACTTGGTGCTCCAGACCCTCAGCCGACGGGCAGCCAACTTATCAGTGGCCGAGCGACAGCGTACCATTGAGGAGATCGTAAGGACCAGCTCCTTAATGGCCATCGACGTGGATGTGGGTACAAAGCTTTTGGAAAACTATGTACATTACTTAAATAAGGCTACCAGCGCAATGACTCCTCTAACCCCGGCCCAAATCAACTCGAGTTTAGGCGCTTCCACCAGCTCGTCGCTTTCCAAAAGCATAGCCTCTTCCGACACCCCACAACAAGGGAAGAAAATACCTGCGGCCCATGTCCAACAGCGGAGTTCTCTCCCCGCTACCACCATGCCCCTTTACGATGCGGACAGGAACACAATTGGCTTTCCGTATAGCTGCTCGAAATCGACGGCAGGACGAAAGTCTTCATATGCTGCCAATAGCACGCCTGTAAGAGCCTCCACATcccaagcagcagcagcagcgctaGGAAAGGTTCAGCCAAGATCCACGCTGGGGATCCCGAAAAGTGTTCGGGAAGACGCTAGTCAG TTCGTTAATCTAAACACAACAGTGTGTATGCCAGCACCAAGGACGAATGCCAAGAAAAAAACAGGGACATCGGGCCCTCTAAAGTCGATTAATTCTTCACCAGCTGTGCAGAAGCCGGCGCTGTGCAAACAGAAGACGGCGCCGGCAAGGACTCTGGCCAAGAGCACAGCACGAGCGAAATCAACAGCGTCTTTAAGTGCAGTGTTGGGTGAGACTCCTGCTGACGAATTCGTATCCCCCGCAGGAATGAGTCTGAGTACCACCGGAAATCCGAATGTGTTCATCATAAGCCACGCGGGGCAGCAAGAGGAAAGCATCCTACCGGACTCCAATAGCAGCGTGGGGCACATGGAAACGACGGAGATCAAGGGCGAGCTTGATGATTCCGCGGAGATTATTATATAG